Proteins encoded together in one Chryseobacterium taklimakanense window:
- the porG gene encoding type IX secretion system protein PorG produces the protein MESFTAHFLFSMKRIIGLFLLFFGFANLSSQRHEIGLKAGMSNLVGDIGRTNYILQKPFNRSISEHGVPFYGGLIYRRNFNPYQSVRLDVGFSHVQFDDRYAQENYRKQRGLFGTNSGADADVVFEYNFLPVNNEQKSMLSPYVFGGIGALVYSVVRVTFDNNFYRNDAGEAITPTSAGDFIQTATYESGKKIIIAIPFGAGLKYKFNYNWALSGEFKFKPTFSDGIDYSMIDDKDIRHRYNKDLKQPNSTKSLLQQEPYITQAKLWAEETLKNRTYGNTNSKDWVNSMTLGLTYSFGRPPCYCD, from the coding sequence ATGGAAAGTTTCACAGCGCATTTCTTGTTTTCAATGAAAAGGATAATCGGTTTATTCCTTTTATTTTTTGGGTTTGCGAATCTTTCTTCCCAGCGCCACGAGATTGGCCTCAAAGCTGGTATGAGCAATCTTGTAGGCGATATTGGCCGCACCAATTACATCCTTCAAAAACCTTTCAACAGAAGCATTTCCGAGCACGGAGTTCCGTTTTATGGCGGCTTGATTTACCGGAGGAATTTCAATCCGTATCAATCTGTCAGATTGGACGTTGGGTTTAGCCATGTGCAGTTTGATGACCGTTATGCGCAGGAAAATTATCGTAAGCAAAGAGGTCTTTTTGGAACCAATTCCGGTGCAGACGCAGATGTGGTTTTCGAATATAATTTTTTGCCGGTAAATAATGAGCAGAAAAGTATGCTTAGCCCTTACGTTTTTGGCGGAATTGGCGCTTTGGTGTATTCGGTAGTGCGGGTAACATTTGATAATAATTTCTATAGGAACGATGCCGGCGAAGCAATTACGCCTACGTCAGCGGGGGATTTTATCCAAACGGCAACCTACGAATCCGGGAAAAAAATTATAATTGCTATACCTTTCGGTGCCGGACTTAAATATAAATTCAATTACAATTGGGCGCTGTCCGGTGAATTTAAATTCAAACCAACTTTTTCTGACGGCATCGATTACAGTATGATTGATGACAAAGATATTCGCCACCGCTATAATAAAGATTTAAAGCAGCCAAATTCCACAAAATCTTTGTTACAGCAGGAACCGTATATAACTCAGGCAAAACTTTGGGCAGAAGAAACCCTGAAAAACAGGACTTACGGAAATACCAACTCAAAAGACTGGGTAAACAGCATGACGCTTGGATTAACGTACTCTTTCGGGAGGCCGCCATGCTACTGTGATTAA
- a CDS encoding BamA/OMP85 family outer membrane protein: MRLKFIPIIMFAASAHFYGQVTPQQGNTQENKAVYAENQTGTYFLKDIVIDGVKKYSPAQILRFTGLNKNEQVEIPGQKISNAIKKLWEQNIFSVVEVYVESIEGEQVVLKFRLEDLKELGEIKLTGKGVNKSKQEKFVKDYDLKPGKKITNDLVSTLKTKIPQEYVNKGYADAKISIQDKVNANDPNLVDWTIDVDRGKRIKIDYIEFEGNESVSDSKLRKKGFKDTKQKRFGIGGIMKPSKFIREKYEDDKRNLISYYQSLGFRDAAVVSDSVWRNKNNNFEINVKLNEGKKYYIGDITFLGNTTYSTEVLQKLLGYKTGDIYDAVGFNKKVGEDGGKEDDTDIKSLYLNNGFLFSQVVPVEKSVVGDSINLEIRINEGEKATWNRVTWSGNTTTHDHVILRSLYTRPGDLFSKSEIKRTYFTLAGLPYFDPQQIGQDVVPQPQDNTVDIHWSVVEKGSSQVNLQAGYGGNSFIGTLGLTFNNFSLRNFLKFKDFKPVPQGDGQTFSITAQAGQNFQNYGIQFVEPWLFGSRPTALSVGANYSRVKYKDQYGEDMKLGIFSASAGLNRQLSWPDYYFSLYTGVQYQSYDFKNYPFQFGNTSESNGSAKNFSFNIGLSRNSAGTNPIFPTSGSNIEASLKFTPPYSLFSNKDYSTMTPVEKYKTMEFYKVKLKADTYNSIVGKLVLRSTAEMGFMDGYNKELGAPPFERFYVGGIGLFGGRYDGRELIPLRGYENASQTGYTLGSSDITPYGGATIYNRFSLELRYPISLNQTANIFGLGFVEGGNAWNSWGTYNPFQLKRSAGVGIRVHMAAFGLIGFDFAYGFDKPIGGTEPSGWKTHFLMNQSL, from the coding sequence ATGAGATTAAAATTCATACCCATCATCATGTTTGCAGCCTCGGCACATTTTTATGGCCAGGTTACACCACAACAGGGAAATACTCAGGAAAACAAGGCAGTTTATGCAGAAAACCAAACCGGAACCTATTTCCTTAAAGACATCGTGATTGATGGTGTTAAAAAATATTCGCCGGCACAGATTTTAAGGTTTACAGGCCTTAATAAAAATGAACAGGTTGAAATTCCGGGACAGAAAATCAGCAACGCCATCAAAAAACTTTGGGAACAGAATATCTTTTCTGTGGTGGAAGTTTATGTAGAAAGTATCGAAGGTGAACAGGTGGTTCTGAAATTCAGGCTGGAAGATCTGAAAGAACTGGGCGAAATAAAATTAACCGGGAAAGGTGTAAACAAGAGCAAACAGGAAAAATTTGTAAAAGATTATGACCTGAAGCCGGGTAAAAAAATCACCAACGATTTGGTTTCTACACTTAAAACCAAAATTCCGCAGGAGTACGTGAATAAGGGTTATGCAGATGCCAAAATCTCAATTCAGGATAAAGTCAACGCCAATGATCCGAACCTTGTGGACTGGACCATAGATGTGGACAGAGGCAAGCGTATAAAAATCGATTATATCGAGTTTGAAGGCAATGAAAGCGTTTCCGACAGCAAGTTGAGAAAAAAAGGTTTCAAGGATACTAAGCAGAAGCGTTTCGGCATCGGCGGAATTATGAAGCCTTCAAAATTCATCAGGGAAAAATATGAAGATGACAAGCGCAACCTGATCAGCTATTACCAGTCACTTGGATTCAGGGATGCAGCCGTGGTTTCAGATTCTGTTTGGAGAAATAAAAACAACAATTTCGAAATCAATGTAAAACTGAACGAAGGTAAAAAATATTACATTGGTGATATAACCTTTTTAGGAAATACAACTTATTCCACAGAGGTTTTACAGAAACTTTTAGGTTATAAGACCGGCGATATTTATGATGCGGTTGGCTTCAACAAAAAAGTTGGTGAAGACGGCGGTAAGGAAGATGATACCGATATCAAATCCCTTTATCTCAACAACGGATTCCTGTTTTCACAGGTAGTTCCTGTTGAAAAATCTGTTGTTGGCGATTCCATCAATCTTGAAATCAGAATCAACGAAGGCGAAAAAGCAACCTGGAACCGTGTAACGTGGTCGGGTAACACCACCACGCACGACCACGTAATTTTAAGGTCACTTTATACAAGGCCGGGCGATTTATTTTCGAAATCTGAAATCAAGAGAACCTACTTCACGCTTGCCGGTTTGCCGTATTTCGATCCGCAGCAGATCGGGCAGGATGTCGTTCCTCAACCGCAGGATAATACAGTGGATATTCACTGGTCAGTGGTAGAGAAGGGTTCTTCCCAGGTAAATCTTCAGGCTGGTTATGGTGGTAATTCATTCATCGGAACGCTTGGGCTTACCTTCAATAACTTCTCTTTGAGGAATTTCCTTAAATTTAAAGACTTCAAACCTGTTCCGCAGGGTGACGGGCAAACCTTCTCGATTACTGCTCAGGCAGGCCAGAATTTCCAGAATTACGGAATTCAGTTTGTGGAGCCGTGGTTATTTGGCAGCAGACCAACAGCACTGTCCGTGGGCGCGAATTATTCCCGGGTTAAATATAAAGATCAGTATGGTGAAGACATGAAACTTGGTATCTTCTCAGCAAGTGCCGGGCTAAACCGTCAGCTGAGCTGGCCGGATTATTATTTCTCGCTGTACACAGGTGTTCAGTATCAGAGCTATGATTTTAAAAATTATCCGTTCCAGTTTGGTAACACCAGTGAAAGTAACGGATCTGCTAAAAACTTCTCATTCAATATAGGTTTAAGCAGAAACTCGGCAGGGACAAACCCAATTTTCCCGACTTCGGGATCAAATATAGAAGCGTCGCTGAAATTTACACCGCCATATTCTTTATTTAGTAACAAAGATTACTCCACCATGACACCGGTGGAGAAGTACAAGACTATGGAATTCTACAAAGTAAAACTTAAAGCCGATACATACAACTCGATTGTAGGGAAACTTGTTTTGAGAAGTACTGCTGAAATGGGCTTTATGGACGGTTATAACAAAGAACTGGGTGCGCCGCCTTTTGAGCGTTTCTATGTAGGTGGTATCGGTTTATTTGGTGGCAGATATGATGGGCGCGAACTTATTCCTTTAAGAGGTTATGAAAATGCATCACAAACCGGATATACTTTAGGGTCTTCCGACATTACACCTTATGGTGGAGCAACAATTTATAACAGATTCTCCCTGGAACTTAGATATCCAATTTCACTCAATCAAACTGCGAATATTTTCGGTTTAGGTTTTGTGGAAGGTGGTAATGCCTGGAACAGCTGGGGCACATACAACCCTTTCCAGCTGAAGAGATCGGCAGGTGTGGGTATCCGTGTACACATGGCAGCATTTGGATTGATTGGATTTGATTTCGCTTACGGATTTGATAAACCAATTGGCGGTACTGAACCTTCCGGATGGAAAACGCACTTCCTGATGAACCAGTCTTTATAA
- the uppS gene encoding polyprenyl diphosphate synthase, with amino-acid sequence MKSYKEEINLDKLPQHVAIIMDGNGRWAKSRGEKRTFGHRNAIKAVRNAINACNEVGIPYLTLYTFSSENWSRPAEEVSALMTLLSETLIIEAEEIFSKGLRLHVIGDIESLPVLVRDQLLNMVDLTKEHKNGNLILALSYGSQKEILSAVKKISEKVKSGELNSEDITEEVFEQHLYTKDYPPVDLMIRTSGEVRISNFLLWQIAYAELQFLDILWPDFSKDDFFKCIVDFQNKERRYGKTSEQLQ; translated from the coding sequence ATGAAGTCATATAAAGAAGAAATAAATCTGGATAAACTGCCACAGCACGTCGCCATTATTATGGATGGTAACGGCAGGTGGGCAAAGTCGCGTGGCGAAAAAAGGACCTTTGGGCACAGAAACGCTATCAAAGCGGTGAGAAATGCTATCAATGCCTGCAACGAGGTGGGAATCCCATACCTTACACTTTACACGTTTTCGTCAGAAAACTGGAGCCGCCCCGCAGAGGAAGTCAGTGCACTGATGACGCTTCTTTCTGAAACACTCATCATCGAGGCTGAAGAAATTTTTTCAAAAGGGCTCAGGCTGCATGTGATAGGTGATATCGAAAGTTTGCCCGTTTTGGTGCGCGACCAGTTGCTGAACATGGTGGATCTAACAAAAGAACATAAAAACGGCAACCTGATATTAGCCTTAAGTTACGGGTCGCAGAAAGAGATTTTATCAGCTGTAAAGAAAATCAGCGAGAAAGTAAAAAGTGGCGAACTGAATTCAGAAGATATTACAGAAGAAGTTTTTGAACAGCACCTTTATACAAAAGATTACCCACCGGTGGACCTTATGATAAGAACAAGTGGCGAAGTGCGCATCAGTAATTTCCTGCTTTGGCAAATCGCTTATGCAGAACTTCAGTTTTTGGATATATTGTGGCCGGATTTCAGCAAGGATGATTTTTTTAAGTGTATTGTTGATTTCCAGAATAAGGAGCGCCGCTACGGTAAAACCAGCGAGCAGCTTCAGTAG